The Callospermophilus lateralis isolate mCalLat2 chromosome 15, mCalLat2.hap1, whole genome shotgun sequence genome window below encodes:
- the Pgam1 gene encoding phosphoglycerate mutase 1: MAAYKLVLIRHGESAWNLENRFSGWYDADLSPAGHEEAKRGGQALRDAGYEFDICFTSVQKRAIRTLWTVLDAIDQMWLPVVRTWRLNERHYGGLTGLNKAETAAKHGEAQVKIWRRSYDVPPPPMEPDHPFYSNISKDRRYADLTEDQLPSCESLKDTIARALPFWNEEIVPQIKEGKRVLIAAHGNSLRGIVKHLEGLSEEAIMELNLPTGIPIVYELDKNLKPIKPMQFLGDEETVRKAMEAVAAQGKAKK; the protein is encoded by the exons ATGGCTGCCTACAAGCTGGTGCTGATTCGGCACGGTGAGAGCGCCTGGAACCTAGAGAATCGCTTCAGCGGCTGGTACGACGCTGACCTGAGCCCGGCGGGCCACGAGGAGGCGAAGCGCGGCGGGCAGGCTCTGCGAG ATGCTGGCTATGAATTTGACATCTGCTTCACCTCAGTACAGAAAAGAGCAATCCGAACCCTCTGGACAGTGCTGGATGCCATTGACCAGATGTGGCTGCCAGTGGTGAGGACTTGGCGCCTCAATGAACGGCACTATGGGGGTCTGACTGGCCTCAATAAAGCAGAAACTGCTGCCAAGCATGGTGAGGCCCAGGTAAAGATATGGAGGCGCTCCTATGATGTCCCACCGCCTCCAATGGAGCCTGATCACCCCTTCTACAGCAATATCAGTAAG GATCGTAGGTATGCAGACCTTACTGAAGATCAGCTGCCTTCCTGTGAGAGTCTGAAGGACACCATTGCCAGAGCTCTGCCCTTCTGGAATGAAGAAATAGTCCCCCAGATAAAGGAGGGGAAACGGGTTCTGATTGCAGCCCATGGCAACAGCCTTAGGGGCATTGTCAAGCATCTGGAGG GTCTCTCTGAAGAGGCCATCATGGAGCTGAACCTGCCAACTGGTATTCCCATTGTCTACGAATTAGACAAGAACTTGAAGCCCATCAAGCCCATGCAGTTCCTGGGGGATGAAGAGACCGTCCGTAAAGCGATGGAAGCTGTGGCTGCACAGGGCAAGGCAAAGAAATAA
- the Exosc1 gene encoding exosome complex component CSL4, with protein MAPPVRYCIPGERLCNLEEGSPGSGTYTRHGYIFSSLAGCLTKSSENGALPVVSVMRETESQLLPDVGTIVTCKVSSINSRFAKVHILYVGSTPLKNSFRGTIRKEDVRATEKDKVEIYKSFRPGDIVLAKVISLGDAQSNYLLTTAENELGVVVAHSESGVQMVPISWCEMQCPKTHTKEFRKVARVQPEFLQT; from the exons ATGGCGCCACCCGTGAGATATTGCATCCCTG GCGAACGTCTGTGCAATTTGGAGGAGGGCAGCCCTGGCAGCGGCACCTATACCCGGCACGGCTACATCTTTTCGTCGCTTGCGGGCTGCCTAACGAAGAGCAGCGAGAACGGCGCG CTTCCTGTGGTGTCTGTGATGAGAGAAACAGAGTCCCAATTACTTCCAGATGTGGGAACTATTGTAACCTGTAAG GTCTCTAGCATCAATTCACGCTTTGCCAAAGTGCACATACTATATGTGGGGTCCACACCACTTAAGAACTCCTTTCGAGGAACTATCAG aAAGGAAGATGTCCGAGCAACTGAAAAAGACAAG GTTGAAATTTATAAGAGTTTCCGCCCAGGTGACATTGTTTTGGCCAAAGTG ATCTCTTTAGGTGATGCACAATCCAACTACTTGCTGACCACTGCCGAAAATgaactgggagtggtggtggcccACAGTGAATCAG GTGTCCAGATGGTTCCCATCAGTTGGTGTGAGATGCAGTGTCCTAAGACCCACACTAAAGAATTCCGGAAAGTGGCTAGAGTTCAGCCTGAATTTTTGCAGACCTAA